The Terriglobales bacterium sequence GCGGTCGTGGTCGGCAACCTGCCGTACTACATCACCTCGCCGATCCTGATGCGCCTGTTTCGTTTCCACGAGGTGATCGGGGAGATGGTGGTCATGGTGCAGGCGGAGGTGGCCGACCGCATCGCGGCCAAGCCAGGGTCGCGGGACTACGGATTGCTCTCCGCGACCGCGCAGCTCTACACCAGGGTCGAAAAGCTGTTCACGCTTCCGCCAGGGGCGTTCTCGCCGCCACCCAAGGTGCATTCGACGGTGCTGCGGCTGGCGGTCGCGCCGCAGTTGGAGAAGTTGAAGGTGGCCGGCGCGGACTTCGAAGAGTACCTCAAGCTTTCGTTCGGCCAGAAGCGCAAGACACTGCAGAACAACCTGCGGGAACGATATCCGCCGGAGACGATCCGCGCCGCATTGCAGGAAGCGGGTGTGAAGGCGGATGCGCGCGCGGAAGCGATTCCGCTGGCCAAGGCGGCCGCGGTGTTCCGGCACCTGCACGGGGCGGAGTAGCCGAAGGCGTTGCACTTCCGGGCCGGGAGGCGCACAATTCCCTCGGTCAGGAGATGCTTATGCCCGTGTCCCTCGTACGGCGTCCTGCCGTCGCCGGGCGCTTCTATCCCGCCCAGCGGGACGTACTCCTCCACGACATCAAGTCGTATCTGGCGGCGCCTGCGGCCAAGGTGCGTGCCTTCGGGTGCGTGGTGCCGCACGCCGGATATATGTACTCCGGGCACGTCGCAGGCGCGGTGTATGCGCGCCTGGATCTGCCTTCGCGGTTCATCATCCTTTGCCCGAACCACACCGGCATGGGAAAACCGATCGCGGTCATGAGCCGGGGGTCGTGGGATACACCGCTGGGTCAGGCCGAGGTAGACGAGCCGCTGGCCTCGGCGTTGCTGGCCTCCTGCCACCTGGCCAGCGAAGATGCCGACGCCCATCGCGCCGAGCACGCGCTCGAAGTCCAGCTCCCCTTCCTGCAGGCGATCAGAGCGAAGTTCACCTTCGTCCCCATCACCGTGGGAGTAGGGTCGTTCGAGCCGCTGCACGCCCTGGGAGAGGCGATGGCCCGGATCATCTCGGAAGCCAAGGAGCCGGTGCTGATCATCGCCTCGAGCGACATGAACCACTACGAACCGGACGCCATCACGCGGGTGAAGGACCACAAGGCCATCGACAAGATCCTGGCCCTGGACGCGCGCGGCCTGTTCGACGTGATCATGCAGGAGGACATCAGCATGTGCGGATACGGACCGACCGTGGCCATGCTGACCGCGGCCAAGGGCCTGGGCGCGTCGTCTGCCGAGCTGGTGAAGTACGCCACCTCGGGCGACATCTCCGGCGACCGCAATATGGTGGTGGGCTACGCCGGTGTAATCGTGAGTTGACACTGCAATCGGATAGCACACGCGAGATGCTTCGGGCCTGGGAGGCCCTCAGCATGACGCCCAATAGAAAAGAGCGGCCGAAAATGGCCGCCCTTGCTGTCTTGGTCGCTTACTTGGGTGGCGGCGGGAGCTTCTTCGGAGCTTTCGCACCACTTGGAGGCGCGGCCGAACGGGTGCTGTCCACGCCAGGGCTCTGCGAGGTATTGGCCGACGGCGGTGTGGAGACTTGCGGGGTCTCGCTCTTGGGAGGCCGCGAGGGCGGTGTGCTGTGTCTTGCATCCCGGTGGTCGTGCGGCGTGGTTGTCTTGGTGGTCGGGGCGGCGGTTGTGGCCGTGGAAGTCGTCGATGTCTTCTGAGAAACGGCGGCAGACGATGTTGTCGCAGTGGGTACTGGCGTCACGCCACCCTTGGGCTGAGTCGCATTAGGATTGTCCGGGTCTTTCAGCCACTGCCGATAACGCGGGTTTCGCACCCCCGTGAGGGGTCCCCCACCGACCACAACCGTGCCCGGTCTCGTTGAAGTTGCAGCCGGCGGCTTGGGCGCCACATAACCTACCGGGGCACCGTAGATCACCGGGGTCGCATACCAGGTCGTCCACACTGTTCCGGGACGCCATGCCCAGCCGTAGCCGGGAACAAAGATCCAAGTGCCGTAGCGGTATGGCATCCATCCCCAGGGGTAAGCCGACACCCACATGTAGCCGTAGCCCGGGTAAAAGACCCAGGCGCCGTCGGCGAACGGGTCCCAGCCGGGCCCGATGCCCCAGGGACGCCAGAGCGACCCGTAGCTGCCGTACTGGTTGAACGACCCGAAGTAGTTCAGGTCGCTCCATCCGTAGCTGTAGTTGGAGTTGTAGCGGTCATGGTGCCTGGCGGCGTAGGTCTTGCGATAGTCGTCGCGCTGCTGGTTCCAGGCGTCGTAGCTGCCGGTCTCAATGCCTTTGTCGAGCTCGTACTGTGAAGGATCGTTCAGGTTCAGGTTGAGGGTCTCGTCCTTCTTCACGCGCACCGAGCCGGTGGGGTTCTGCACATCCACTTCTCCCTTGAAGACGGCGAGGGTGATGTGGGCGCCGCTGCGCTGGATGCGGACATGCGCGTCATGCGCCAGGGTGATCTCCTGGCCGCCGGCTGTGATGCTGAAATCGTCTTTCTTCCTGGTGGCTTCGAGATAGGCCGTTCCACGCGCCAGCTCGATGGAAGAGACCCGCTCCCCGCTGCTGCGAAGGCTGAGCGTGCGGAACTCTACGGCGGTGTCGGGCACCAGGCGCAGGGTAGCGCCGTCCTCGAATTCCACTTCGGCGGAGCCATCGCCGGCGGTGGAGAGCTGTGTGCCCTGGACGACAGGCATGTTGAGAACGGCGCGCTCCAAGCCGCTGCCGTTCCCCCGGTCGATCTGCACGTCGCCGTCAAGGTAACTGAGGCGCACGATCCTGGCGGTGGAGTCAGCCAGAGCGGGCAGGGTGGCGCAGAACAACGACACGAGGAGAAGAGCGAACCCCACTCTCCGCGCAAGCATAAGACTCTCCTGCTGTGATGCTATGGAATTAGATGTCCGAAAGCCAGTCCGGAGATGCTCCCTGTGAGCTTATTCCGTTCTGGGACTTACTGAGTAGAGCGCGAGGCCTGGTTTTCGGCGGCGGCCAGCTGCAGCAGCCTCCGGGCACGCTGGCGGGCCAAGTCCATGATGGCGGGGTCGTCGGCGATCTGGCGAAGCACCGGCTCGATGACGTGCACTTCGCGCAGGTAGTGATCTTTGGCCTCCTCTTCCATCTCTTTGAGCTGGTCGTTCAGCCCCAGGCGGTCGAATCGGCGCAGAAATTCGAGTCTGCGTCCACCCTCCATCGTATTGGCGATGCCAAAGAACAGGTGAGCCAGATCCATGAGCTGCGCGTTCTCCGACCAGTTGAAGGTGGTCTGGAAGCGACGGTTGGCATCGGCATAGACCAGGGTCTTGCTGCCGGTGAATGCGATCCGATGGCGGGTGAAGTCGAACTGCCCCTGGAAGTAGTTCAGGGCGGCGGCGGCGGCGAAGACGCGCTCCCGCGTCGGGCGGCTGGCGGTGAACTTCACGACGTAAGGGTCCTCGCTCCCTTCCTTGCCGGCCATGGCGGTGTAGGCGGCGCGGCCGCTCGCGTCCACCACGATGGAGTAGTGCGGCGGGTGAACCGGCCAATCGAAGGTGAATGTGACCGTGGGGACGGCGGGAGGATCATTGCCCGGCTCGGGTTTGGGAGTCTGCGCGAGCGCGCCCACCGACAGCA is a genomic window containing:
- the amrB gene encoding AmmeMemoRadiSam system protein B, whose product is MPVSLVRRPAVAGRFYPAQRDVLLHDIKSYLAAPAAKVRAFGCVVPHAGYMYSGHVAGAVYARLDLPSRFIILCPNHTGMGKPIAVMSRGSWDTPLGQAEVDEPLASALLASCHLASEDADAHRAEHALEVQLPFLQAIRAKFTFVPITVGVGSFEPLHALGEAMARIISEAKEPVLIIASSDMNHYEPDAITRVKDHKAIDKILALDARGLFDVIMQEDISMCGYGPTVAMLTAAKGLGASSAELVKYATSGDISGDRNMVVGYAGVIVS
- a CDS encoding FecR family protein, producing the protein MLARRVGFALLLVSLFCATLPALADSTARIVRLSYLDGDVQIDRGNGSGLERAVLNMPVVQGTQLSTAGDGSAEVEFEDGATLRLVPDTAVEFRTLSLRSSGERVSSIELARGTAYLEATRKKDDFSITAGGQEITLAHDAHVRIQRSGAHITLAVFKGEVDVQNPTGSVRVKKDETLNLNLNDPSQYELDKGIETGSYDAWNQQRDDYRKTYAARHHDRYNSNYSYGWSDLNYFGSFNQYGSYGSLWRPWGIGPGWDPFADGAWVFYPGYGYMWVSAYPWGWMPYRYGTWIFVPGYGWAWRPGTVWTTWYATPVIYGAPVGYVAPKPPAATSTRPGTVVVGGGPLTGVRNPRYRQWLKDPDNPNATQPKGGVTPVPTATTSSAAVSQKTSTTSTATTAAPTTKTTTPHDHRDARHSTPPSRPPKSETPQVSTPPSANTSQSPGVDSTRSAAPPSGAKAPKKLPPPPK
- the rsmA gene encoding 16S rRNA (adenine(1518)-N(6)/adenine(1519)-N(6))-dimethyltransferase RsmA; translation: MGRRPAHETRRPKLGQNFLADGRAVERIVDALGDVSQRVVIEIGPGRGALTSKLAERAGYLMAIEIDRVLGAQLRMKYAARPNVEIVEGDVLDIDLARLMRRDRRTSGDIHPGASEKAVVVGNLPYYITSPILMRLFRFHEVIGEMVVMVQAEVADRIAAKPGSRDYGLLSATAQLYTRVEKLFTLPPGAFSPPPKVHSTVLRLAVAPQLEKLKVAGADFEEYLKLSFGQKRKTLQNNLRERYPPETIRAALQEAGVKADARAEAIPLAKAAAVFRHLHGAE